A region of the bacterium genome:
AGGTTAACTTAGGCCCCCAGTCAGCGCGTAACGAAGGTGGTGCATACTTATCAATAACGGCGGTCACCATATTATGAATAGAAAGATAAGCGGCGGTACTAATACAACCCGCCGCTAATTGTTCAAATATCACAACAGCCGCTAGGCGACTTAAACCCGCACCACCAATATCTGGCTGAGCAATCATGCCCGCCATACCCAAACCTGCCGCCTCACGCAAGGTTTCAATCGGGAAAGTTGCCTTAGCATCCCATAACTCCGCATTAGGCAACAATCGTAATCTTGCGAACTCCGCCGCCATATCTCGACATGCTCGCAGCTCTTCTGATAATTCGAATTGCATAATCTATCCTTCTGTGATTACATACGCTCAGAATGTTTCTTAAGTCCTATGGCTTACAATATGAATCTCGATAAATATTCATACCACTGCATGGACTCCTTTGTAAATGATCTGTGTACATGATTAGCAGTATAAAGATTAGAAAGGATATATATTGTCATCAAAGAAGAATAACATGAAACCGCAAACGCCAGACCATCCCATCACTGCCAAACAAATTTTAAAAGACTACTATGGTTTCGAGACGTTTCGTCATCCTCAAGAAGATATTGTATCGGATCTCGTCTTAGGACAGGATTTACTCGTCCTAATGCCCACTGGTGGTGGAAAATCGTTGTGTTATCAGATCCCCTCTTTACTTCGACCAGGTGTGGGAATTGTTGTATCCCCTTTGATAGCCTTGATGGAAGACCAAGTAACAGCGTTAACCTTGCTTGGAATACGCGCGGCATACTACAACTCTTCGCTC
Encoded here:
- a CDS encoding DEAD/DEAH box helicase — translated: MKPQTPDHPITAKQILKDYYGFETFRHPQEDIVSDLVLGQDLLVLMPTGGGKSLCYQIPSLLRPGVGIVVSPLIALMEDQVTALTLLGIRAAYYNSSL